Proteins from a single region of Trichoplusia ni isolate ovarian cell line Hi5 chromosome 3, tn1, whole genome shotgun sequence:
- the LOC113508870 gene encoding M-phase inducer phosphatase 3-like isoform X1: MWGESSKNCEVNCQCSGLITENFKINSGNNGTKRKQEDSLTHNYKVKMNPHTIDFSKSQISPIYTPTKRRILGEIQVPKSPLDKIKSPLTSQRNHSPLSAQKYSPLPNTSKFQSPLQSFNSPLKLLMNSPLARTSPLSRESPLTTRVKRSRITKVMEERTRFKMSNKENASPFSETMLKLDVEEETRDFLFGERFEATREKVTNWSTTKLDFTHTLPKSPKQDLYVPDKEPQEVDDFESLHDLETEFEADNFDECTKYEIISTDSPDIISRGRASSSRKITSRNFVFGAPLADDEASTSFNKPTVTATRMLNFDDDDFEFTSPAIKKAAKKSLKFNETPTKLRHEKSDSSIGSLSQGSMSQSPITKGLHTFESQTSMESGFISELDEQFLEFEESNSPKVANFNDLLSGQIKSSVVTEKNFLRRPLNRSLSFNPECRARVSLLSILESPSVEKRSQKRMEQSETVVANKRRRSNCQSPEDERLQRPVLQRALSENNASIMSAMTRSLSDVPLTGDFSRACALPLTRGAHPDLKSISCDTLAALLRGDYRHTISDFQVIDCRYPYEYEGGHIQNAINLYTPAQVLTLMNAPPADRQDDNKRSILVFHCEFSLERGPKLFRFLRSSDRAKNKDLYPSLRYPEVYLLHEGYRCFYQRHPLLCSPTGYVAMLDPTHKQQLRLHRHKSNSRLLL; the protein is encoded by the exons ATTAAtcactgaaaatttcaaaataaactccGGCAACAATGGAACGAAACGCAAGCAAGAAGACTCGTTGACACACAACTACAAAGTTAAAATGAACCCGCACACAATCGACTTCTCAAAGTCACAAATCTCACCGATATACACACCAACAAAGAGGAGAATACTCGGAGAGATACAAGTACCAAAGTCACCACTCGACAAAATAAAGTCTCCGTTAACCAGTCAAAGGAACCATTCTCCGTTATCAGCTCAAAAGTACTCTCCATTACCAAATACATCAAAATTCCAATCACCGTTACAAAGTTTCAACTCACCATTGAAGCTGTTAATGAACTCTCCGTTAGCTAGGACCTCTCCATTGAGCAGGGAGTCTCCGTTGACTACGAGGGTTAAGCGGTCAAGGATTACAAAGGTCATGGAAGAACGGACTCGGTTCAAGATGAGTAACAAGGAGAATGCTTCTCCGTTCAGCGAAACCATGCTGAAGTTGGATGTTGAGGAGGAGACGAGGGACTTCCTGTTTGGAGAACGCTTTGAGGCTACGAGGGAGAAGGTCACTAATTGGTCTACAACCAAG CTGGATTTCACACACACTCTCCCCAAATCACCAAAGCAGGATCTCTACGTGCCTGATAAGGAACCACAAGAAGTCGACGACTTCGAAAGCCTCCACGACTTGGAAACCGAATTCGAAGCCGATAATTTCGATGAGTGCACTAAATACGAAATTATATCCACCGATAGCCCTGACATCATATCTAGAGGACGTGCATCGTCTTCTAGAAAGATTACTTCAAGGAATTTCGTTTTCGGAGCACCCTTAGCTGATGATGAAGCGTCTACCAGCTTCAACAAGCCCACAGTCACCGCTACACGAATGCTCAACTTCGATGATGACGATTTCGAATTCACATCACCAGCTATCAAGAAAGCAGCGAAAAAGTCCTTGAAGTTCAATGAAACTCCAACGAAATTACGTCATGAGAAAAGTGATTCGAGTATTGGATCTCTTAGTCAGGGTTCCATGAGTCAGTCACCGATCACAAAAGGACTACACACATTTGAATCACAAACGTCAATGGAAAGCGGTTTCATATCTGAATTAGATGAACAGTTCTTGGAATTTGAAGAATCTAATTCCCCAAAAGTTGCGAACTTCAACGACTTACTCTCCGGACAGATCAAGTCTTCAGTTGTCACCGAAAAGAATTTCCTACGGAGACCGTTGAATAGGAGTTTGAGTTTCAACCCGGAGTGCAGAGCTAGAGTGTCTCTGTTGTCTATTCTTGAGAGTCCTAGTGTTGAGAAGAGGAGTCAGAAGAGAATGGAGCAGAGTGAGACTGTTGTGGCAAACAAGAGAAGGAGATCTAACTGCCAGAGTCCTGAGGATGAGAGGCTGCAGAGGCCCGTGCTACAGAGAGCGTTGTCAGAGAATAATGCTTCTATCATGTCGGCAATGACGAGAT CTCTGTCCGACGTCCCGCTGACGGGCGACTTCTCCCGCGCCTGCGCCCTCCCCCTGACGCGCGGCGCTCACCCCGACCTCAAGAGCATCTCCTGCGACACGCTCGCCGCGCTGCTGCGGGGGGACTACCGACACACCATCAGCGACTTCCAGGTTATAGACTGCCGCTACCCGTACGAGTACGAAGGCGGTCACATCCAGAACGCCATCAACTTGTACACGCCGGCCCAAGTCCTTACCCTCATGAACGCGCCGCCCGCAGACAGACAGGATGACAACAAACGCAGTATCCTGGTCTTCCACTGTGAGTTCTCGCTGGAGAGGGGGCCTAAACT CTTCCGCTTCCTCCGCTCGTCAGACCGCGCCAAGAACAAGGACCTCTACCCATCTCTCCGCTACCCAGAGGTCTACCTGCTACACGAAGGTTACCGCTGCTTCTACCAGCGACACCCTCTCCTCTGCTCCCCGACCGGATACGTAGCCATGTTGGATCCGACGCACAAACAACAACTCAGACTACACCGGCATAAGAGTAATAGTCGACTCTTACTGTAA
- the LOC113508870 gene encoding M-phase inducer phosphatase 3-like isoform X2, whose translation MIHSPILITENFKINSGNNGTKRKQEDSLTHNYKVKMNPHTIDFSKSQISPIYTPTKRRILGEIQVPKSPLDKIKSPLTSQRNHSPLSAQKYSPLPNTSKFQSPLQSFNSPLKLLMNSPLARTSPLSRESPLTTRVKRSRITKVMEERTRFKMSNKENASPFSETMLKLDVEEETRDFLFGERFEATREKVTNWSTTKLDFTHTLPKSPKQDLYVPDKEPQEVDDFESLHDLETEFEADNFDECTKYEIISTDSPDIISRGRASSSRKITSRNFVFGAPLADDEASTSFNKPTVTATRMLNFDDDDFEFTSPAIKKAAKKSLKFNETPTKLRHEKSDSSIGSLSQGSMSQSPITKGLHTFESQTSMESGFISELDEQFLEFEESNSPKVANFNDLLSGQIKSSVVTEKNFLRRPLNRSLSFNPECRARVSLLSILESPSVEKRSQKRMEQSETVVANKRRRSNCQSPEDERLQRPVLQRALSENNASIMSAMTRSLSDVPLTGDFSRACALPLTRGAHPDLKSISCDTLAALLRGDYRHTISDFQVIDCRYPYEYEGGHIQNAINLYTPAQVLTLMNAPPADRQDDNKRSILVFHCEFSLERGPKLFRFLRSSDRAKNKDLYPSLRYPEVYLLHEGYRCFYQRHPLLCSPTGYVAMLDPTHKQQLRLHRHKSNSRLLL comes from the exons ATGATTCACAGTCCGAT ATTAAtcactgaaaatttcaaaataaactccGGCAACAATGGAACGAAACGCAAGCAAGAAGACTCGTTGACACACAACTACAAAGTTAAAATGAACCCGCACACAATCGACTTCTCAAAGTCACAAATCTCACCGATATACACACCAACAAAGAGGAGAATACTCGGAGAGATACAAGTACCAAAGTCACCACTCGACAAAATAAAGTCTCCGTTAACCAGTCAAAGGAACCATTCTCCGTTATCAGCTCAAAAGTACTCTCCATTACCAAATACATCAAAATTCCAATCACCGTTACAAAGTTTCAACTCACCATTGAAGCTGTTAATGAACTCTCCGTTAGCTAGGACCTCTCCATTGAGCAGGGAGTCTCCGTTGACTACGAGGGTTAAGCGGTCAAGGATTACAAAGGTCATGGAAGAACGGACTCGGTTCAAGATGAGTAACAAGGAGAATGCTTCTCCGTTCAGCGAAACCATGCTGAAGTTGGATGTTGAGGAGGAGACGAGGGACTTCCTGTTTGGAGAACGCTTTGAGGCTACGAGGGAGAAGGTCACTAATTGGTCTACAACCAAG CTGGATTTCACACACACTCTCCCCAAATCACCAAAGCAGGATCTCTACGTGCCTGATAAGGAACCACAAGAAGTCGACGACTTCGAAAGCCTCCACGACTTGGAAACCGAATTCGAAGCCGATAATTTCGATGAGTGCACTAAATACGAAATTATATCCACCGATAGCCCTGACATCATATCTAGAGGACGTGCATCGTCTTCTAGAAAGATTACTTCAAGGAATTTCGTTTTCGGAGCACCCTTAGCTGATGATGAAGCGTCTACCAGCTTCAACAAGCCCACAGTCACCGCTACACGAATGCTCAACTTCGATGATGACGATTTCGAATTCACATCACCAGCTATCAAGAAAGCAGCGAAAAAGTCCTTGAAGTTCAATGAAACTCCAACGAAATTACGTCATGAGAAAAGTGATTCGAGTATTGGATCTCTTAGTCAGGGTTCCATGAGTCAGTCACCGATCACAAAAGGACTACACACATTTGAATCACAAACGTCAATGGAAAGCGGTTTCATATCTGAATTAGATGAACAGTTCTTGGAATTTGAAGAATCTAATTCCCCAAAAGTTGCGAACTTCAACGACTTACTCTCCGGACAGATCAAGTCTTCAGTTGTCACCGAAAAGAATTTCCTACGGAGACCGTTGAATAGGAGTTTGAGTTTCAACCCGGAGTGCAGAGCTAGAGTGTCTCTGTTGTCTATTCTTGAGAGTCCTAGTGTTGAGAAGAGGAGTCAGAAGAGAATGGAGCAGAGTGAGACTGTTGTGGCAAACAAGAGAAGGAGATCTAACTGCCAGAGTCCTGAGGATGAGAGGCTGCAGAGGCCCGTGCTACAGAGAGCGTTGTCAGAGAATAATGCTTCTATCATGTCGGCAATGACGAGAT CTCTGTCCGACGTCCCGCTGACGGGCGACTTCTCCCGCGCCTGCGCCCTCCCCCTGACGCGCGGCGCTCACCCCGACCTCAAGAGCATCTCCTGCGACACGCTCGCCGCGCTGCTGCGGGGGGACTACCGACACACCATCAGCGACTTCCAGGTTATAGACTGCCGCTACCCGTACGAGTACGAAGGCGGTCACATCCAGAACGCCATCAACTTGTACACGCCGGCCCAAGTCCTTACCCTCATGAACGCGCCGCCCGCAGACAGACAGGATGACAACAAACGCAGTATCCTGGTCTTCCACTGTGAGTTCTCGCTGGAGAGGGGGCCTAAACT CTTCCGCTTCCTCCGCTCGTCAGACCGCGCCAAGAACAAGGACCTCTACCCATCTCTCCGCTACCCAGAGGTCTACCTGCTACACGAAGGTTACCGCTGCTTCTACCAGCGACACCCTCTCCTCTGCTCCCCGACCGGATACGTAGCCATGTTGGATCCGACGCACAAACAACAACTCAGACTACACCGGCATAAGAGTAATAGTCGACTCTTACTGTAA
- the LOC113508870 gene encoding cdc25-like protein phosphatase twine isoform X3, with protein MNPHTIDFSKSQISPIYTPTKRRILGEIQVPKSPLDKIKSPLTSQRNHSPLSAQKYSPLPNTSKFQSPLQSFNSPLKLLMNSPLARTSPLSRESPLTTRVKRSRITKVMEERTRFKMSNKENASPFSETMLKLDVEEETRDFLFGERFEATREKVTNWSTTKLDFTHTLPKSPKQDLYVPDKEPQEVDDFESLHDLETEFEADNFDECTKYEIISTDSPDIISRGRASSSRKITSRNFVFGAPLADDEASTSFNKPTVTATRMLNFDDDDFEFTSPAIKKAAKKSLKFNETPTKLRHEKSDSSIGSLSQGSMSQSPITKGLHTFESQTSMESGFISELDEQFLEFEESNSPKVANFNDLLSGQIKSSVVTEKNFLRRPLNRSLSFNPECRARVSLLSILESPSVEKRSQKRMEQSETVVANKRRRSNCQSPEDERLQRPVLQRALSENNASIMSAMTRSLSDVPLTGDFSRACALPLTRGAHPDLKSISCDTLAALLRGDYRHTISDFQVIDCRYPYEYEGGHIQNAINLYTPAQVLTLMNAPPADRQDDNKRSILVFHCEFSLERGPKLFRFLRSSDRAKNKDLYPSLRYPEVYLLHEGYRCFYQRHPLLCSPTGYVAMLDPTHKQQLRLHRHKSNSRLLL; from the exons ATGAACCCGCACACAATCGACTTCTCAAAGTCACAAATCTCACCGATATACACACCAACAAAGAGGAGAATACTCGGAGAGATACAAGTACCAAAGTCACCACTCGACAAAATAAAGTCTCCGTTAACCAGTCAAAGGAACCATTCTCCGTTATCAGCTCAAAAGTACTCTCCATTACCAAATACATCAAAATTCCAATCACCGTTACAAAGTTTCAACTCACCATTGAAGCTGTTAATGAACTCTCCGTTAGCTAGGACCTCTCCATTGAGCAGGGAGTCTCCGTTGACTACGAGGGTTAAGCGGTCAAGGATTACAAAGGTCATGGAAGAACGGACTCGGTTCAAGATGAGTAACAAGGAGAATGCTTCTCCGTTCAGCGAAACCATGCTGAAGTTGGATGTTGAGGAGGAGACGAGGGACTTCCTGTTTGGAGAACGCTTTGAGGCTACGAGGGAGAAGGTCACTAATTGGTCTACAACCAAG CTGGATTTCACACACACTCTCCCCAAATCACCAAAGCAGGATCTCTACGTGCCTGATAAGGAACCACAAGAAGTCGACGACTTCGAAAGCCTCCACGACTTGGAAACCGAATTCGAAGCCGATAATTTCGATGAGTGCACTAAATACGAAATTATATCCACCGATAGCCCTGACATCATATCTAGAGGACGTGCATCGTCTTCTAGAAAGATTACTTCAAGGAATTTCGTTTTCGGAGCACCCTTAGCTGATGATGAAGCGTCTACCAGCTTCAACAAGCCCACAGTCACCGCTACACGAATGCTCAACTTCGATGATGACGATTTCGAATTCACATCACCAGCTATCAAGAAAGCAGCGAAAAAGTCCTTGAAGTTCAATGAAACTCCAACGAAATTACGTCATGAGAAAAGTGATTCGAGTATTGGATCTCTTAGTCAGGGTTCCATGAGTCAGTCACCGATCACAAAAGGACTACACACATTTGAATCACAAACGTCAATGGAAAGCGGTTTCATATCTGAATTAGATGAACAGTTCTTGGAATTTGAAGAATCTAATTCCCCAAAAGTTGCGAACTTCAACGACTTACTCTCCGGACAGATCAAGTCTTCAGTTGTCACCGAAAAGAATTTCCTACGGAGACCGTTGAATAGGAGTTTGAGTTTCAACCCGGAGTGCAGAGCTAGAGTGTCTCTGTTGTCTATTCTTGAGAGTCCTAGTGTTGAGAAGAGGAGTCAGAAGAGAATGGAGCAGAGTGAGACTGTTGTGGCAAACAAGAGAAGGAGATCTAACTGCCAGAGTCCTGAGGATGAGAGGCTGCAGAGGCCCGTGCTACAGAGAGCGTTGTCAGAGAATAATGCTTCTATCATGTCGGCAATGACGAGAT CTCTGTCCGACGTCCCGCTGACGGGCGACTTCTCCCGCGCCTGCGCCCTCCCCCTGACGCGCGGCGCTCACCCCGACCTCAAGAGCATCTCCTGCGACACGCTCGCCGCGCTGCTGCGGGGGGACTACCGACACACCATCAGCGACTTCCAGGTTATAGACTGCCGCTACCCGTACGAGTACGAAGGCGGTCACATCCAGAACGCCATCAACTTGTACACGCCGGCCCAAGTCCTTACCCTCATGAACGCGCCGCCCGCAGACAGACAGGATGACAACAAACGCAGTATCCTGGTCTTCCACTGTGAGTTCTCGCTGGAGAGGGGGCCTAAACT CTTCCGCTTCCTCCGCTCGTCAGACCGCGCCAAGAACAAGGACCTCTACCCATCTCTCCGCTACCCAGAGGTCTACCTGCTACACGAAGGTTACCGCTGCTTCTACCAGCGACACCCTCTCCTCTGCTCCCCGACCGGATACGTAGCCATGTTGGATCCGACGCACAAACAACAACTCAGACTACACCGGCATAAGAGTAATAGTCGACTCTTACTGTAA